In Plasmodium reichenowi strain SY57 chromosome 1, whole genome shotgun sequence, the following are encoded in one genomic region:
- a CDS encoding adenylate kinase-like protein 1, putative, producing MKRKVPNIIITGVPGSGKSTLCEELKEIINKELRKRNDMEGIEMTHLNLSNIIKEERLYKEFDDELDASIYSEELLNEYLKKIYKLEKGGYIIDFHDINFVTDVDIIDQIFLLTIQTNYLYERLEKRNYTKEKIKNNIECEIFQVIKEDILDHFPNTNILQEIENNDLQQYDNNLSIIKNWVLSYIGYATDV from the coding sequence atgaaaagaaaagtaccgaatataataattacgGGCGTTCCCGGATCTGGCAAAAGTACTCTTTGTgaagaattaaaagaaataataaataaggaacttagaaaaagaaatgataTGGAAGGTATTGAAATGACCCATTTAAATTTAtctaatataataaaagaagaaagattatataaagaatttGATGATGAATTAGATGCTAGTATATATAGTGAggaattattaaatgagtacttaaaaaaaatatataaattagAAAAAGGGGGATATATAATTGATTTTCATGATATTAATTTTGTTACAGATGTGGATATAATAGatcaaatatttttgttaacaatacaaacaaattatttatatgaacgtttagaaaaaagaaattatactaaagaaaaaattaaaaataatattgaatGTGAAATTTTTCAAGttataaaagaagatataTTAGACCACTTCCCTAACACGAATATATTACaagaaatagaaaataaCGACTTACAACAATATGACAACAATCTaagtataataaaaaattggGTTCTCTCGTATATAGGATATGCAACAGATGTGTGA
- a CDS encoding hypothetical protein (conserved Plasmodium protein, unknown function) produces MESNKVIKMKNKLNTFEMFMNQYIVKYKNTKECFMCKNKITSNHIEKMENICPKMWKYFHGIINQPQCPLQSFGKVLKVKDLRFEELEKYKESLQRK; encoded by the exons atggAAAGTAATAAggttataaaaatgaaaaataaattgaATACTTTCGAAATGTTTATGAATCAGTATATcgtaaaatataaaaatactAAAGAATGTTTTATGTGTAAG aataaaatCACAAGTAATCATATTgaaaaaatggaaaatatTTGTCCTAAAATGTGGAAATATTTTCATGGAATAATTAACCAGCCACAATGCCCTTTACAAAG TTTTGGAAAAGTTTTAAAAGTTAAAGATTTGAGATTTGAAGAGCTCGAAAAGTACAAGGAAAGTTTGCaaaggaaataa
- a CDS encoding replication factor c protein, putative: MEENANYADDLSGFDYILNEEIDKEKNKRDKNKFDIYEEYELLLNKKKKRRNENIHNNNYNNNNNNKRGNYGNNESFLLSHFHKGIIDNKFSNNYIFNDYIFLREYVYKNNLLNDDIFFKKEETIIQKRKERKKLLNSNEDISDFIKIYDCNNNYPPMYIQKRKDDKTNNINHDNVNTCVETQSEEHTSGHNNFLRKNNKDFRKLLEELLIQIKEEDKIISELKRKKEQEKKNEEEKFKEENLTDIEEKRKKQTNNYHHNNNNINVEDKLKYDIIKNKLKESNPNMYNNTFSSNMNRGKKKKNDDDNDDNNNNKKMNKNINFVEKYRAKYFSELLTDESINLEVLLWLKKWNDKIRNEKNINTYNDIKTEQVIKDNDFERVLLLGGSSGKGKTTLAYVIANHFKFNIIEINGSDDRNKETLIPFIESVVCINSVTSKPNLCIIDEIDGLSSTHQNIDSIMKFLNKKDKKNKSIIKRPIICICNDIYHKSLKELRKISKVVIVENINIEMLKIRINYICDKENIKINNEAINKLIDICKSDIRSILNTIYFLSIGSRNTTHVQNNNSISTFGEPKENKGKYIIGYQNITSTQNNAYTTTSINNIYDDSSKNKKVVIINIELLNSYLFYKDANNNYIELLNMIYVKNKNKKITKKLLQDCHDFFYINLANEYNYTQSYYYIYDNLLNIPFNDFDFCKLSYCLDFLCFCDNIEYEQKNILNYSLQKTLYYVVYLFIITIHLNTNSHIQYILINNSHSNYFQRKKNQVQKIKDNFVNEQFGVITYKYIYSKHFFSEIINYLFSFFYMNEFFFKNVHLWGKYSYYNDLDLPKYILVPYEYKNINKFKTFCIKLLYIMTLFNISFTNISISATSSNGFPNNTITNNINQNQNINKNINKNINTNQNINQNININTYTHPNYNEKFNSYKNSSKDKLYIFDPFVDDILIFADKKIHLFSNSQNINSKYIPPNVITNTFHFRTLTNFLNTQVCESLNELKKWVNNTSIQIHNKKNLMDHMQIIKAHKKNNLNNHNNLNKSTFEVTYCPNFHISLTDMILIAYQNSYTKSFQTYFEHEQNNQNNTKPINKDDQEKQFNVQHNILKTKVLFNKQHTNLTISDLVTQEKQYMKDTINKDIQLYFAGRYVKTKGSYRNIEERCNAVLQPLNFYIYKID; encoded by the coding sequence ATGGAGGAGAATGCAAACTATGCAGACGATTTAAGCGGATTCGACTATATCttaaatgaagaaattgataaggaaaaaaataaaagagataaaaataaatttgatatatacgaggaatatgaattattattaaataaaaaaaaaaaaagacgaaatgaaaatatccataataataattataataataataataataataaaagagGAAATTATGGAAATAACGAAAGTTTTTTACTGAGCCATTTCCATAAAGGTATAATAGATAACAAATTTTCAaacaattatatttttaatgattatatattcttaagAGAATATGTCtataagaataatttattaaatgatgatatattttttaaaaaagaagaaaccattatacaaaaaagaaaagaaagaaagaaattACTAAATAGTAATGAAGATATTAGtgattttattaaaatatatgattgTAACAACAATTATCCTCCAATGTACATACAAAAAAGGAAAGACGACAAAACGaacaatataaatcatGATAATGTGAATACATGTGTAGAAACGCAAAGTGAGGAACACACATCAGGACATAATAATTTCCtgagaaaaaataataaagatttTAGGAAATTATTAGAAGAATTGTTAATACAAATTAAGGAAGAAGATAAAATTATTAGTGAAttgaaaaggaaaaaagaacaagaaaaaaaaaatgaagagGAAAAATTCAAAGAGGAAAATTTGACAGACATAGAagagaaaagaaaaaaacaaacaaacaattatcatcataataataacaatataaatgttgaagataaattaaaatatgatatcataaaaaataaattaaaagaatcCAATCcaaatatgtataataacACCTTTTCTTCAAATATGAATagaggaaaaaaaaaaaaaaatgatgatgataatgatgataataataataataagaagatgaataaaaatataaattttgtaGAAAAATATCGAGctaaatatttttctgAATTATTAACAGACGAATCAATCAATCTTGAAGTCTTATTATGGTTAAAGAAATGGaatgataaaataagaaatgaaaaaaatataaatacatataatgatattaaaaCAGAACAAGtaataaaagataatgATTTTGAAAGGGTTTTGTTATTAGGAGGGTCATCAGGAAAAGGAAAAACAACATTAGCTTATGTTATTGCTAATCATTtcaaatttaatattatcgAAATAAATGGTAGTGATGATCGAAATAAAGAAACACTCATACCCTTTATAGAATCTGTTGTATGTATTAATTCTGTTACTTCAAAACCAAATTTATGTATCATAGACGAAATCGATGGTTTGTCTAGTACACATCAAAATATTGATAGTATAAtgaaatttttaaataaaaaagataaaaaaaataaaagcattataaaaagacctattatatgtatatgtaatgatatatatcataaaagTTTAAAGGAATTAAGGAAAATTAGTAAAGTAGTTATTGtggaaaatattaatatagaaatgttaaaaatacgaatcaattatatttgtgataaagaaaatattaaaattaataatgaagCTATAAATAAGCTAATAGATATATGTAAAAGTGATATACGATCAATATTAaatactatatattttttaagcATAGGTTCAAGAAATACTACACAtgtacaaaataataatagtatatCTACCTTTGGTGAACctaaagaaaataaaggTAAGTATATAATAGGATATCAAAATATTACTTCCACACAAAATAATGCATATACAACAACAagtattaataatatatatgatgattcaagtaaaaacaaaaaggttgttataataaatatagaaCTATTAAATTCGtacttattttataaagatgctaataataattatatagaactattaaatatgatatatgtaaaaaataaaaataaaaaaataacaaagaaattattacaAGATTGTcatgattttttttatattaatttagctaatgaatataattatacacaatcatattattatatatatgataatttattaaatataccATTTAATGATTTTGatttttgtaaattatCTTATTGTTTAGATTTTTTATGTTTCTGTGATAATATCgaatatgaacaaaaaaatattttaaattattcttTACAAAAAACACTTTATTATgttgtttatttatttattataaccATTCATTTAAATACCAATTCTCATATTCAATATATACTAATTAATAATAGTCATAGTAATTATTTccaaagaaaaaaaaatcaagtacaaaaaattaaagataATTTTGTAAATGAACAATTTGGTgttataacatataaatatatatattcgaaacattttttttctgaaattattaattatcttttttcctttttctatatgaatgaatttttttttaaaaatgtacatTTATGGGgtaaatattcatattataatgatttaGATTTACCAAAGTATATATTAGTAccatatgaatataaaaatattaataaatttaaaacatTCTGTATCaaacttttatatattatgacTCTATTCAATATATCCTTTACAAACATATCTATATCAGCAACTTCATCAAATGGATTCCCTAATAATACTATCACAAACAATATTAATcaaaatcaaaatataaataaaaatataaataaaaatataaatacaaatcaaaatataaatcaaaatataaatataaatacatatacacATCCAAActataatgaaaaatttaattcttataaaaattcaTCAAAAGataagttatatatatttgatcCATTCGTAGACGATATTCTAATTTTTGCagataaaaaaattcatcttttttcaaattctcaaaatattaatagtaaATATATCCCACCTAATGTTATTACAAACACTTTTCATTTCAGAACATTAACTAACTTCCTAAATACTCAAGTATGTGAAAGCTTAAAcgaattaaaaaaatgggTTAATAATACATCTATTCAAATTcataacaaaaaaaatctCATGGACCATATGCAAATTATTAAGGcacacaaaaaaaacaatcttaataatcataataatctTAACAAATCAACATTCGAAGTTACATATTGTCcaaattttcatatatcATTAACGGATATGATTTTAATAGCATATCAAAATTCCTATACCAAATCTTTTCAAACCTATTTTGAACACGAAcaaaataatcaaaataatacaaaacccataaataaagatgatCAAGAAAAACAATTCAACGTTCAACACAATATTCTTAAAACGAAAGTCCTATTTAATAAACAACATACTAATCTAACCATCTCAGATCTAGTTACACAAGAAAAACAATACATGAAAGATACcataaataaagatatacaattatattTCGCAGGCAGATATGTAAAGACAAAAGGATCTTACAGAAATATTGAAGAACGATGTAATGCAGTCTTACAACCATTaaacttttatatatataaaattgattaa
- a CDS encoding transcription initiation factor TFIIB, putative produces MSSISPNKKFALTSASDKPITLIRTNVSNENNNVKRKMLRNFRNSRNTTCPDCKEKGIIICDTSEGTQICNGCGMVVESKILSEEQEWRNFQNDGQSKNTDRNRVGEVSDIWLENNLTSTTFIKSSKKLQHLNMMTQINKNDQTLISAFNILKLICDTFFLRSNVIERAKEITKELQDMEQLKNRINNLNMLAVVYLACREAGHIKSIKELITFDRSYKEKDLGKTINKLKKVLPSRAFVYNENISHLIYSLSNRLQLSIDLIEAIEYVVKKASTLITTSHRLNSLCGGSIHLIVELNTNEEKNMKLPNLSQIATVCGVTTNTLKTTFKELLNAAEYIIPKYYLSEDNPKLSMLKQKYLSEDKRKKN; encoded by the exons atgtcATCCATTTCTCCTAATAAAAAGTTTGCCTTAACCTCTGCAAGTGATAAGCCCATCACCTTAATTAGAA CCAATGTAAGTAATGAAAATAACAATGTGAAGAGAAAGATGTTAAGAAACTTTAGGAATAGTAGAAATACGACATGCCCAGACTGTAAAGAAAAAGGAATAATTATTTGTGATACGAGTGAAGGTACTCAAATATGTAATGGATGTGGTATGGTCGTTGAAAGTAAGATTTTATCAGAAGAACAAGAATGGAGAAATTTTCAAAATGATGGTCAGTCGAAAAATACTGATAGGAATAGAGTAGGTGAAGTTAGTGATATATGGctagaaaataatttaacTAGTACtacatttattaaatctagtaaaaaattacaacatttaaatatgatgacacaaataaataaaaatgatcaAACTTTAATTTCCGCATTTAATAtcttaaaattaatttGTGATACCTTCTTTTTGAGGAGTAATGTTATTGAGAGAGCCAAGGAAATAACTAAGGAGTTGCAG GATATGGAACAACTTAAGAATCGCATAAACAACCTGAACATGCTAGCCGTCGTATATTTGGCATGCAGAGAAGCAGGtcatataaaaagtataaaagaattaattaCATTCGATAGATCatataaagaaaaggaTTTAGGAAAgacaataaataaattgaAAAAAGTACTTCCATCACGAGcttttgtatataatgaaaatatatcccatttaatatattctttatcAAACAGATTACAGTTATCCATTGATTTAATCGAAGCAATAGAATATGTAGTTAAAAAGGCAAGTACATTAATTACAACATCTCATAGGTTAAATTCTCTTTGTGGAGGATCCATACATTTAATAGTTGAATTAAATACAAAcgaagaaaaaaatatgaaattaCCAAACTTATCACAAATAGCAACCGTATGTGGAGTTACAACAAATACATTAAAAACAACATTcaaagaattattaaatgCAGCAGAATATATAATCCCTAAATATTACCTTTCCGAAGATAATCCTAAATTATCCATGCTTAAGCAAAAATATCTTAGTGAGGacaaaaggaaaaaaaacTAA
- a CDS encoding chromatin assembly factor 1 protein WD40 domain, putative codes for MSSPKESKKRKSNALDEACLELSEEVENDVSHEKIDEDEEEDVETQFNNWKTNSGLLYDFVCRKELEWPSLSVDFGDFHHENIENNVLNQIVCVGTHTSNKEPNFLYVCDVLFPLEQVPQEKCIYKSNENYEGFDFCSEKKKFTIKSKIAHTGEVNRIKFVPLEKKNFVVTKAVDGNVHLFDINKHKIETVDDKMNPEVSFVGNQSDGFGLDFQPIKKYILTCANDGLINVYDYNTLTTKTVQPFYKVQYKSPVNDISPTNDPNLILACADNGYILIFDFRIKSNEPAQQTLGQQVPVNTVALNTFTGLFASGSDNGKIKVWDLKKFHEPQHIINAHKEAIIRLNFSPNDTSILASASNNRFINVYDLNKIGEELDAIDLSDGPSELIFSHGGHTQPVTDFNWNHHKKLKMFIGSTSEDNTLQFWQLKSELLDETNTIPTSNTDVE; via the coding sequence atgagcAGCCCAAAAGAGAGcaagaaaagaaaatctAACGCCTTGGATGAAGCTTGTCTTGAATTAAGCGAAGAGGTAGAAAATGATGTTAGTCATGAGAAGATTGATGAAGATGAGGAAGAAGATGTTGAAACCCAATTTAATAATTGGAAAACGAATAGTggtttattatatgatttcGTATGTAGAAAAGAATTAGAATGGCCTTCATTATCTGTTGATTTTGGTGACTTTCATCATGAgaatatagaaaataatgtatTAAATCAAATAGTATGTGTAGGTACTCATACATCAAATAAAGAACCAaactttttatatgtatgtgATGTATTGTTTCCATTAGAACAAGTACCCCAagaaaaatgtatttataaaagtAATGAAAATTATGAAGGTTTCGATTTTTGttcagaaaaaaaaaaatttactATAAAATCAAAGATTGCTCATACAGGTGAAGTGAACCGAATAAAATTTGTACCgttagaaaaaaaaaattttgtaGTAACTAAAGCTGTAGATGGAAATGTTCATTTATTTGacataaataaacataaaatagAAACAGTAGATGATAAAATGAATCCAGAAGTATCATTTGTAGGAAATCAATCTGATGGATTTGGTTTAGATTTTCAAcccataaaaaaatatattttaacatGTGCAAATGATGGattaataaatgtatatgattataatacTTTAACCACAAAAACGGTTCAACCATTTTATAAAGTACAATATAAATCACCTGTTAATGATATTTCTCCTACAAATGATCCAAACCTAATTTTAGCATGTGCAGATAAtggatatattttaattttcgATTTTAGAATTAAATCAAACGAACCAGCTCAACAAACTTTAGGACAACAAGTTCCGGTTAATACAGTTGCTCTAAATACATTTACTGGGCTTTTTGCTTCAGGAAGTGATAatggaaaaataaaagtttGGGATTTGAAAAAATTTCATGAACCTcaacatattattaacgCACACAAAGAAGCAATCATTAGACTTAACTTTTCACCAAATGATACTTCCATACTTGCTTCCGCTAGTAATAATCGTTTTATTAATGTTTatgatttaaataaaataggAGAAGAACTTGATGCTATTGATTTATCGGATGGCCCATCTGAATTAATTTTCTCACACGGTGGACATACTCAACCCGTAACAGACTTTAATTGGAATCACcacaaaaaattaaaaatgtttattGGATCAACAAGTGAAGATAATACTTTACAATTCTGGCAGTTAAAATCGGAATTGCTCGATGAAACAAATACCATACCTACATCAAACACGGATGTAGAATAA